One genomic segment of Streptomyces sp. TLI_146 includes these proteins:
- the thiO gene encoding glycine oxidase ThiO, translated as MHASRNGAVPHGSDVLVVGGGIIGLVTAWRAAQRGLRTALADPAPGGGAAQVAAGMLAAVTELHYGEETLLGLNLASARRYPDFVAELEQASGVGTGYRACGTLAVALDADDRAHLRDLHALQQRSGLDSQWLTGRECRRLEPMLAPGVRGGLRVDGDHQIDPRRLAKALLTACERAGVVFHRGWAERLSVVRERAAGAVLADGTELSADQVVLAGGSLSGRLAGVPDELRPPVRPVKGQVLRLTVPPAYAPFLSRTVRAVVRGSHVYLVPRADGELVVGATSEELGWDTTVTAGGVYELLRDAHELVPGITELALTETRAGLRPGSPDNAPLLGPTALPGLHLATGHYRNGVLLTPVTGDALAHALATGELPAEARPFTPRRFTSAPVESVPQELTA; from the coding sequence ATGCATGCATCCCGAAACGGGGCAGTTCCCCACGGGTCGGACGTACTGGTCGTGGGGGGCGGAATCATCGGCCTCGTCACGGCCTGGCGCGCGGCGCAGCGCGGTCTGCGCACCGCGCTCGCCGACCCCGCGCCCGGCGGCGGCGCCGCACAGGTCGCGGCCGGCATGCTCGCCGCCGTCACCGAGCTCCACTACGGCGAGGAGACCCTGCTCGGCCTCAACCTGGCCTCCGCCCGGCGCTACCCGGACTTCGTGGCCGAGCTGGAGCAGGCGAGCGGCGTCGGCACCGGCTACCGCGCCTGCGGCACCCTGGCGGTCGCCCTGGACGCCGACGACCGCGCCCATCTGCGCGACCTGCACGCCCTCCAGCAGCGCTCGGGGCTCGACTCCCAGTGGCTGACCGGGCGCGAGTGCCGCCGCCTGGAACCGATGCTGGCGCCCGGGGTGCGCGGCGGGCTGCGGGTCGACGGCGACCACCAGATCGACCCGCGACGCCTCGCCAAGGCCCTTCTGACGGCGTGCGAGCGGGCCGGGGTGGTGTTCCACCGGGGCTGGGCCGAACGGCTCTCGGTGGTACGCGAGCGGGCCGCGGGGGCCGTCCTCGCCGACGGCACCGAGCTCTCCGCCGATCAGGTCGTCCTCGCGGGCGGCAGCCTCAGCGGCCGGCTCGCCGGGGTCCCGGACGAGCTGCGGCCGCCGGTGCGCCCGGTCAAGGGCCAGGTGCTGCGGCTGACCGTGCCGCCCGCGTACGCGCCGTTCCTGTCCCGGACGGTCCGCGCGGTGGTCCGCGGCAGCCACGTCTACCTGGTGCCGCGCGCCGACGGTGAGCTCGTCGTCGGCGCCACCAGCGAGGAGCTGGGCTGGGACACCACGGTCACCGCGGGCGGCGTCTACGAGCTGCTGCGCGACGCGCACGAGCTGGTGCCCGGCATCACCGAACTGGCGCTCACCGAGACCCGCGCCGGGCTGCGCCCCGGCTCCCCCGACAACGCGCCGCTGCTCGGCCCCACCGCCCTGCCCGGCCTGCACCTGGCCACCGGCCACTACCGCAACGGGGTGCTGCTCACCCCCGTCACCGGCGACGCGCTGGCGCACGCGCTGGCCACCGGCGAACTGCCCGCCGAGGCACGCCCCTTCACCCCCCGCCGCTTCACCTCCGCCCCGGTGGAGTCCGTACCGCAGGAGCTGACCGCATGA
- the thiS gene encoding sulfur carrier protein ThiS gives MTVSSTTVSVNGEVRDLAAGTTLDVLVATLTPAPSGVAAAVNETVVPRGEWPRTTLGDGDRVEVLTAVQGG, from the coding sequence ATGACCGTCTCCTCGACGACCGTCTCCGTCAACGGCGAGGTGCGCGACCTCGCCGCGGGCACCACGCTCGACGTCCTCGTCGCCACCCTGACCCCGGCGCCCTCGGGCGTCGCCGCCGCCGTCAACGAGACGGTCGTACCGCGCGGCGAATGGCCGCGCACCACGCTCGGCGACGGCGACCGCGTCGAGGTCCTGACCGCCGTCCAGGGAGGCTAA
- a CDS encoding thiazole synthase, giving the protein MADDLFTLGGTTFTSRLIMGTGGAPSLDVLERSLAASGTELTTVAMRRLDPTVQGSVLSVLEKLDIGVLPNTAGCFTAGEAVLTARLAREALGTDWVKLEVVADERTLLPDPIELLDAAEVLVDDGFTVLPYTNDDPVLARKLEDVGCAAIMPLGSPIGSGLGIRNPHNFELIVDRATVPVVLDAGAGTASDVALAMELGCSAVMLASAVTRAQEPVLMAEAMRHAVDAGRLAYRAGRIPRRHFAEASSPVEGRAALDPERPAF; this is encoded by the coding sequence ATGGCCGACGACCTGTTCACCCTCGGTGGTACGACCTTCACCTCGCGGCTGATCATGGGCACCGGCGGGGCGCCGAGCCTGGACGTCCTGGAGCGCTCGCTGGCCGCCTCCGGCACGGAGCTCACGACCGTCGCGATGCGCCGCCTCGACCCGACCGTTCAGGGCTCGGTCCTGTCCGTCCTGGAGAAGCTGGACATCGGTGTGCTGCCGAACACGGCGGGCTGCTTCACCGCCGGGGAGGCCGTGCTGACGGCCCGCCTCGCGCGCGAGGCGCTCGGCACGGACTGGGTCAAGCTGGAGGTGGTCGCCGACGAGCGCACCCTGCTGCCCGACCCGATCGAGCTGCTGGACGCGGCGGAAGTGCTGGTCGACGACGGTTTCACGGTGCTGCCGTACACCAACGACGACCCGGTGCTCGCCCGGAAGCTGGAGGACGTGGGGTGCGCGGCGATCATGCCGCTCGGCTCGCCCATCGGCTCCGGGCTCGGCATCCGCAACCCGCACAACTTCGAGCTGATCGTGGACCGCGCCACCGTCCCGGTCGTCCTCGACGCGGGCGCGGGCACGGCCTCCGACGTGGCGCTGGCGATGGAGCTGGGCTGCTCGGCGGTGATGCTCGCCTCGGCGGTCACGCGCGCGCAGGAGCCGGTGCTGATGGCGGAGGCGATGCGGCACGCGGTGGACGCGGGGCGCCTGGCGTACCGGGCGGGGCGGATCCCCCGCCGCCACTTCGCCGAGGCGTCCTCCCCTGTGGAGGGCCGCGCGGCCCTGGATCCGGAACGTCCGGCGTTCTGA
- the pknB gene encoding Stk1 family PASTA domain-containing Ser/Thr kinase: MDTTLQDPLVGQVLDGRYRVEARIAVGGMATVYRAVDTRLDRVLALKVMHPALAADGSFVERFIREAKSVARLAHPNVVGVFDQGTDGGYVYLAMEYVAGCTLRDVLRERGALQPRAALDILEPVLAALGAAHRAGFVHRDMKPENVLIGDDGRVKVADFGLVRAVDAVTSTTGSVLGTVSYLAPEQIEQGTADTRADVYACGVVLYEMLTGAKPHSGENAAQILYAHLHEGVPAPSAAVPGLAVELDELVASATARNPDVRPYDAVGLLAQAREARAALDDAQLDAVPPQAVPAAGTSSSEDRTSVIPRAVATPPRGSAPTAAAPLPAEQDAVNRTSRLTMPPPGPAPARARGGRTRLVLNGRRGLIAALAAVLLVLGVGAGVWYINSGQFTHVPAVIGQSESAAKKRLEDAGLSVKKVDRRYSDTVKRGTVIQTDPETGARVRGNASVTVVVSRGPEMVKVPDVTGKPLDDAKKALADAGLTPGAVTETFNEDVEQGSVVSTDPAAGAPRRADTAVALVVSKGAPVEVPGVVGDSVEDATSSLKDAGLEVRIAPEQVNSPQEAGSVAAQSAAEGARLAKGDTVTLTVSKGPRMITVPKVTGEKSDDAKKDLEKAGFKVKVDHGFPFLSDEIASQSVEAGSQAPEGSTITIKTKGL, encoded by the coding sequence GTGGATACGACCCTTCAGGACCCCCTCGTCGGGCAGGTGCTCGACGGCCGCTACCGCGTCGAGGCGCGCATCGCCGTCGGCGGTATGGCCACGGTCTACCGGGCCGTCGACACCCGGCTCGACCGGGTGCTCGCCCTCAAGGTGATGCACCCGGCGCTCGCCGCCGACGGCTCGTTCGTGGAGCGGTTCATCCGCGAGGCCAAGTCCGTCGCCCGGCTCGCCCACCCGAACGTGGTCGGCGTCTTCGACCAGGGCACCGACGGCGGATACGTCTACCTGGCGATGGAGTACGTGGCGGGCTGCACCCTGCGCGACGTGCTGCGCGAGCGCGGCGCCCTCCAGCCCCGCGCCGCCCTGGACATCCTGGAGCCGGTGCTCGCCGCCCTCGGCGCCGCGCACCGCGCCGGTTTCGTCCACCGGGACATGAAGCCGGAGAACGTCCTGATAGGGGACGACGGCCGGGTCAAGGTCGCCGACTTCGGCCTGGTCCGGGCGGTGGACGCGGTCACCAGCACCACCGGCAGCGTCCTCGGCACCGTCTCGTACCTCGCCCCCGAGCAGATCGAGCAGGGCACCGCCGACACCCGCGCGGACGTCTACGCGTGCGGTGTCGTGCTGTACGAGATGCTCACCGGTGCCAAGCCGCACTCCGGGGAGAACGCCGCCCAGATCCTCTACGCCCACCTCCACGAGGGCGTGCCCGCGCCGTCCGCCGCCGTGCCCGGCCTCGCCGTCGAGCTGGACGAGCTGGTGGCGTCGGCCACCGCCCGCAATCCCGACGTGCGGCCGTACGACGCGGTGGGCCTGCTCGCGCAGGCCCGCGAGGCCCGTGCCGCGCTCGACGACGCGCAGCTGGACGCGGTGCCCCCGCAAGCCGTGCCCGCGGCCGGGACCTCCAGCTCGGAGGACCGTACGAGCGTCATACCGCGCGCGGTGGCGACCCCGCCCCGGGGCAGCGCCCCCACGGCGGCCGCCCCGCTCCCGGCCGAGCAGGACGCCGTCAACCGCACCAGCCGCTTGACCATGCCGCCGCCCGGGCCCGCCCCGGCACGCGCGCGCGGCGGACGGACCCGCCTCGTCCTGAACGGGCGGCGCGGCCTGATCGCGGCCCTCGCCGCCGTCCTGCTGGTCCTGGGGGTCGGCGCCGGGGTCTGGTACATCAACTCCGGCCAGTTCACGCACGTCCCGGCCGTCATCGGGCAGAGCGAGAGCGCCGCCAAGAAGCGGCTGGAGGACGCGGGCCTCTCGGTGAAGAAGGTCGACCGCCGCTACAGCGACACGGTCAAGCGCGGCACGGTGATCCAGACGGACCCGGAGACAGGCGCGCGCGTGCGCGGCAACGCCTCGGTGACCGTCGTGGTCTCGCGCGGCCCCGAGATGGTCAAGGTCCCCGACGTCACCGGCAAGCCGCTGGACGATGCCAAGAAGGCGCTGGCCGACGCGGGTCTGACGCCGGGCGCGGTCACCGAGACGTTCAACGAGGACGTCGAGCAGGGCTCGGTCGTCAGCACCGACCCGGCCGCGGGCGCCCCGCGCCGCGCGGACACCGCGGTCGCCCTCGTCGTCAGCAAGGGCGCCCCGGTCGAGGTCCCCGGCGTCGTCGGGGACTCGGTGGAGGACGCCACCTCCTCCCTGAAGGACGCGGGCCTTGAGGTCCGGATCGCGCCCGAGCAGGTCAACTCGCCGCAGGAGGCGGGCAGCGTCGCCGCCCAGTCCGCGGCCGAGGGCGCCCGCCTCGCCAAGGGCGACACGGTCACGCTCACCGTCTCCAAGGGCCCCCGGATGATCACCGTGCCCAAGGTGACCGGCGAGAAGTCCGACGACGCCAAGAAGGACCTGGAGAAGGCCGGTTTCAAGGTCAAGGTCGACCACGGCTTCCCGTTCCTGAGCGACGAGATCGCCAGCCAGTCCGTCGAGGCCGGCTCGCAGGCGCCGGAAGGCTCCACCATCACCATCAAGACCAAGGGACTCTGA
- a CDS encoding deoxyribonuclease IV: MRNPIGGHVPVAGGLATTGLAYARELGAETVQVFVANPRGWATPTGNPAQDEKFRAECAAEGISAYVHAPYLINFGSHTEATAERSVESMRHSLRRGREIGALGVVVHTGSATGGRPRAEALAQVRERLLPLLDELTHDDDPFLLLESTAGQGASLCSRTWDFGPYFEALDAHPKLGVCLDTCHIHAAGHDLAGPGGAAQTLDLLVETVGEGRLKLIHANDSKEGVDSHLDRHVNIGAGHIGAEPFRELLAHPATEGVPLVIETPGGKEGQAADVALLKSLRL; the protein is encoded by the coding sequence ATGCGCAACCCCATCGGCGGCCACGTCCCCGTGGCCGGCGGCCTCGCCACGACCGGCCTCGCCTACGCGCGCGAACTCGGCGCCGAGACCGTCCAGGTCTTCGTCGCCAACCCGCGCGGCTGGGCCACCCCCACCGGCAACCCGGCCCAGGACGAGAAGTTCCGCGCCGAGTGCGCCGCCGAGGGCATCTCGGCGTACGTCCACGCCCCGTATCTGATCAACTTCGGCTCGCACACCGAGGCGACCGCCGAGAGGTCGGTGGAGTCGATGCGGCACTCGCTGCGCCGGGGCCGCGAGATCGGCGCGCTCGGCGTGGTCGTGCACACCGGCTCCGCGACCGGCGGCCGGCCGCGCGCCGAGGCGCTGGCGCAGGTACGGGAGCGGCTGCTGCCGCTGCTCGACGAGCTGACCCACGACGACGACCCGTTCCTGCTCCTGGAGTCGACGGCCGGGCAGGGCGCCTCGCTGTGCTCGCGGACCTGGGACTTCGGCCCGTACTTCGAGGCACTGGACGCCCACCCCAAGCTCGGCGTCTGCCTGGACACCTGCCACATCCACGCGGCCGGGCACGACCTGGCCGGGCCCGGCGGGGCGGCGCAGACCCTGGACCTGCTGGTGGAGACCGTCGGCGAGGGGCGCCTCAAGCTGATCCACGCCAACGACTCCAAGGAGGGCGTGGACTCGCACCTGGACCGGCACGTGAACATCGGCGCGGGCCACATAGGCGCGGAGCCGTTCCGCGAGCTGCTCGCACACCCGGCGACCGAGGGCGTACCGCTGGTCATCGAGACGCCCGGCGGGAAGGAGGGGCAGGCGGCGGACGTCGCGCTGCTGAAGTCCCTGCGGCTCTGA
- a CDS encoding DUF4396 domain-containing protein — translation MAAQATLHCLTGCAIGEVLGMIVGTALGWGNMPTMVLAIVLAFFFGYSLTLRGITKAGVDFRTAFKVALAADTLSIAVMELIDNGVIALWPAAMDATLSDALFWGSLVVSLALAFVITTPVNKWMIGRGKGHAVVHQYHH, via the coding sequence ATGGCCGCCCAGGCCACCCTGCACTGCCTCACCGGGTGCGCCATCGGCGAGGTCCTCGGGATGATCGTGGGAACCGCGCTCGGCTGGGGCAACATGCCGACGATGGTGCTGGCCATCGTCCTGGCCTTCTTCTTCGGCTACTCGCTCACCCTGCGCGGCATCACCAAGGCCGGCGTCGACTTCCGTACCGCCTTCAAGGTGGCGCTGGCCGCCGACACCCTCTCGATCGCCGTCATGGAGCTGATCGACAACGGGGTGATCGCGCTCTGGCCGGCGGCCATGGACGCCACGCTCTCGGACGCGCTGTTCTGGGGCTCGCTGGTGGTCTCGCTGGCCCTGGCCTTCGTGATCACGACACCGGTCAACAAGTGGATGATCGGGCGCGGCAAGGGCCACGCGGTGGTCCACCAGTACCACCACTGA
- a CDS encoding sulfite oxidase-like oxidoreductase, with protein sequence MGQPERPEQREAAQSELPPGQRLQRGWPVTHYGPVPRFKPERWEFRVFGATADGDKHCWNHEEFTALPFATVVADLHCVTKFSMLGAEWGGVLARTVAELAPPAPDVTHVMVWAEYGFSSNLRLADFLSDRTVFATHKGGELLTAEHGFPVRLVVPHLYAWKGPKWVRGIEYMTADRRGFWEERGYHNIGDPWREQRYSYQEEPGDGPEL encoded by the coding sequence ATGGGTCAGCCGGAACGCCCGGAACAACGGGAAGCAGCGCAGTCGGAGCTTCCCCCGGGGCAGCGGCTCCAGCGCGGCTGGCCGGTCACCCACTACGGCCCGGTCCCCAGGTTCAAGCCCGAGCGGTGGGAGTTCCGTGTCTTCGGGGCGACCGCCGACGGCGACAAGCACTGCTGGAACCACGAGGAGTTCACGGCCCTGCCCTTCGCCACCGTCGTCGCGGATCTTCACTGTGTCACGAAGTTCTCGATGCTGGGGGCCGAATGGGGCGGAGTCCTCGCGCGTACGGTCGCCGAGCTCGCGCCGCCCGCCCCGGACGTCACGCATGTGATGGTCTGGGCCGAATACGGCTTCAGCTCCAACCTGCGGCTGGCCGACTTCCTCTCCGACCGCACGGTCTTCGCCACCCACAAGGGCGGTGAGCTCCTCACCGCCGAGCACGGTTTCCCGGTACGGCTCGTGGTCCCGCATCTGTACGCCTGGAAGGGCCCCAAGTGGGTCCGCGGCATCGAGTACATGACGGCGGACCGGCGGGGATTCTGGGAGGAGCGGGGCTACCACAACATCGGCGACCCCTGGCGCGAGCAGCGCTACTCGTACCAGGAAGAGCCCGGGGACGGCCCCGAGCTCTGA
- the bfr gene encoding bacterioferritin, producing the protein MQGDPEVIEFLNEQLTAELTAINQYFLHAKMQENFGWTKLAKYTRHESFDEMKHAEVLTDRILFLDGLPNYQRLFHVRVGQTVTEMFEADRQVEVEAIDRLKRGIEVMRAKGDITSANIFESILADEEHHIDYLDTQLELVEKLGEALYIAQLIEQPEG; encoded by the coding sequence ATGCAGGGCGACCCCGAGGTCATCGAGTTCCTGAACGAGCAGCTGACCGCCGAGCTGACCGCGATCAACCAGTACTTCCTGCACGCGAAGATGCAGGAGAATTTCGGCTGGACGAAGCTCGCCAAGTACACGCGTCACGAGTCGTTCGACGAGATGAAGCACGCGGAGGTGCTGACCGACCGGATCCTGTTCCTGGACGGGCTGCCGAACTACCAGCGGCTCTTCCACGTACGGGTCGGGCAGACGGTCACCGAGATGTTCGAGGCGGACCGGCAGGTGGAGGTCGAGGCGATCGACCGGCTCAAGCGCGGCATCGAGGTCATGCGGGCCAAGGGCGACATCACCTCGGCGAACATCTTCGAGTCGATCCTGGCCGACGAGGAGCACCACATCGACTACCTCGACACCCAGCTGGAGCTGGTCGAGAAGCTCGGTGAGGCGCTCTACATCGCGCAGCTCATCGAGCAGCCGGAGGGATAG
- a CDS encoding bacterioferritin-associated ferredoxin, translating to MNRVYVCSCFGITDKQVEQHAAAGACTPRQIASATKAGTDCGSCVRTIQGLLGRGACPRRELLEKGEVSAVLAADQELAEAA from the coding sequence GTGAACCGCGTGTACGTCTGCTCTTGCTTCGGCATCACCGACAAGCAGGTCGAGCAGCACGCGGCCGCCGGTGCCTGCACCCCCCGCCAGATCGCCTCGGCCACCAAGGCGGGCACGGACTGCGGCTCCTGTGTGCGCACCATCCAGGGCCTGCTCGGACGCGGCGCCTGCCCCCGCCGGGAACTGCTCGAAAAGGGCGAGGTCAGCGCGGTGCTCGCGGCCGACCAGGAGCTGGCGGAAGCGGCCTAG
- a CDS encoding class II 3-deoxy-7-phosphoheptulonate synthase: MGVTVNVNTWRDLPAAQQPEYPDAEALRDVIADLESYPPLVFAGECDQLRARMGAVAKGEAFLLQGGDCAEAFDAVSADHIRAKLKTLLQMSAVLTYAASVPVVKVGRIAGQYSKPRSKGTETRDGVTLPTYRGDSVNGFDFTEAARIPDPERLKRMYNASASTLNLVRAFTTGGYADLRQVHAWNQDFVKQSPSGQRYEQLAREIDNALNFMKACGTDPAEFKAVEFYASHEALLLDYESALTRVDSRTGKLYDTSGHMVWVGERTRQLDHAHIEFASRISNPIGIKLGPTTSVDEALTYVDRLDPDREPGRLTFIVRMGADKVRDKLPELVEKVTASGAVVAWVTDPMHGNTFEAASGHKTRRFDDVLDEVKGFFEVHKALGTHPGGIHVELTGDDVTECVGGGDEIFVDDLHQRYETACDPRLNRSQSLDLAFLVAEMYRDQ; encoded by the coding sequence GTGGGGGTGACCGTGAACGTAAACACCTGGCGTGACCTTCCCGCGGCGCAGCAGCCCGAGTACCCCGATGCCGAGGCTCTGCGCGATGTGATCGCGGACCTCGAGTCGTATCCGCCGCTCGTCTTCGCGGGCGAGTGCGACCAGCTGCGCGCCCGGATGGGGGCCGTCGCCAAGGGCGAGGCGTTCCTGCTCCAGGGCGGCGACTGCGCCGAGGCGTTCGACGCCGTGTCGGCGGATCACATCCGGGCCAAGCTCAAGACGCTGCTCCAGATGAGCGCCGTGCTGACGTATGCCGCCTCCGTGCCGGTCGTCAAGGTCGGCCGGATCGCCGGGCAGTACTCGAAGCCGCGCTCCAAGGGCACCGAGACCCGTGACGGCGTGACCCTGCCGACCTACCGCGGCGACTCGGTCAACGGCTTCGACTTCACCGAGGCCGCCCGTATCCCGGACCCCGAGCGCCTGAAGCGGATGTACAACGCGTCCGCCTCCACGCTCAACCTGGTCCGCGCCTTCACCACCGGCGGCTACGCCGATCTGCGCCAGGTGCACGCCTGGAACCAGGACTTCGTCAAGCAGTCCCCGTCCGGGCAGCGCTACGAGCAGCTGGCCCGCGAGATCGACAACGCGCTGAACTTCATGAAGGCGTGCGGCACCGACCCGGCCGAGTTCAAGGCCGTCGAGTTCTACGCCTCGCACGAGGCCCTGCTGCTGGACTACGAGTCGGCGCTGACCCGGGTGGACTCGCGCACCGGCAAGCTCTACGACACCTCCGGCCACATGGTCTGGGTCGGCGAGCGCACTCGCCAGCTCGACCACGCGCACATCGAGTTCGCCTCCCGGATCAGCAACCCGATCGGGATCAAGCTCGGCCCCACGACCTCGGTCGACGAGGCGCTGACCTACGTGGACCGGCTCGACCCGGACCGCGAGCCGGGCCGGCTGACCTTCATCGTCCGGATGGGCGCCGACAAGGTCCGCGACAAGCTGCCCGAGCTGGTCGAGAAGGTCACCGCGTCCGGCGCGGTCGTCGCCTGGGTCACCGACCCGATGCACGGCAACACCTTCGAGGCGGCCTCCGGCCACAAGACGCGCCGCTTCGACGACGTGCTCGACGAGGTCAAGGGCTTCTTCGAGGTCCACAAGGCGCTGGGCACCCACCCGGGCGGCATCCACGTCGAGCTCACCGGTGACGACGTCACCGAGTGCGTGGGCGGCGGCGACGAGATCTTCGTGGACGACCTGCACCAGCGCTACGAGACGGCCTGCGACCCCCGCCTCAACCGCAGCCAGTCCCTGGACCTGGCCTTCCTGGTCGCCGAGATGTACCGCGACCAGTAA